A portion of the Parcubacteria group bacterium genome contains these proteins:
- a CDS encoding DUF167 domain-containing protein yields MYIHVTVTSNARREEIKEVKKLHFTVKVKEPAEENQANIRVRELVAAHLGVPRAKIRIVNGHHRSKKVLSIINSN; encoded by the coding sequence ATGTATATACACGTGACGGTTACGTCAAATGCAAGAAGAGAGGAAATCAAAGAAGTAAAGAAGCTTCATTTTACTGTTAAGGTCAAGGAGCCAGCAGAAGAGAACCAGGCAAATATACGCGTCCGTGAACTCGTTGCCGCGCATCTGGGAGTGCCACGCGCGAAAATCAGAATCGTAAATGGTCACCACCGTTCTAAAAAAGTACTAAGTATTATCAATAGCAATTAA